In Arthrobacter sp. B3I9, the following are encoded in one genomic region:
- a CDS encoding VOC family protein: protein MRLKMCSIHVKDPAAAHEFYTGILGFETLMALPEHNLFIVKDPPGTGSGSAGLLLEPSDNPIGAAYMNSLHDAGIPAIVFGVPDVRAEHKRLSGQGVIFQGEPSEGPGGTSVVLDDGCGNFLQLHQD, encoded by the coding sequence ATGCGACTGAAAATGTGCAGTATCCATGTGAAGGATCCCGCGGCGGCCCACGAGTTCTACACGGGGATCCTTGGCTTCGAGACCCTCATGGCGCTGCCGGAGCACAACCTGTTCATCGTCAAGGACCCGCCGGGAACCGGGAGCGGCTCCGCGGGGCTGCTGCTGGAACCCAGCGACAATCCGATCGGGGCCGCCTACATGAACAGCCTTCATGACGCCGGAATACCCGCGATCGTTTTCGGGGTTCCGGATGTCCGGGCCGAACACAAGCGCCTCAGCGGCCAGGGCGTGATCTTCCAGGGCGAACCGAGCGAGGGTCCCGGCGGCACGTCCGTTGTGTTGGACGACGGCTGCGGCAACTTCCTCCAGCTGCACCAGGACTGA
- a CDS encoding NADPH-dependent F420 reductase, translating into MTDITIIGCGNMARAIGTRAVAAGRAVQVLDRTPENAAKLAAELGGGTTSGGLNEIPAGDLVVLALYFGPAKEVATHYGDTLSGKTVVEISNPVNAETFDSLDVAAGSSAAEEIAALLPGSVVVKAFNTTFAGPLTEGRSSGGEPLDVFIASDSAKARADVAAFAAAAGLRPLQVGGLHHARELEGFQLLVIGLQLNPEYEALNWATSLKIID; encoded by the coding sequence ATGACAGACATCACCATCATCGGCTGCGGGAACATGGCGCGCGCTATCGGCACCCGCGCCGTCGCCGCCGGACGTGCGGTCCAGGTTCTGGACCGCACGCCGGAGAACGCCGCCAAGCTCGCTGCTGAACTTGGCGGCGGTACTACCTCCGGCGGGCTCAACGAAATACCAGCCGGAGATCTTGTGGTGCTGGCCCTCTACTTCGGGCCGGCAAAGGAGGTGGCGACCCATTATGGCGACACCCTCAGCGGTAAAACCGTGGTTGAAATCAGCAATCCGGTCAATGCCGAGACCTTCGACTCGCTCGACGTGGCCGCCGGCTCGTCCGCCGCGGAGGAGATCGCCGCCCTGCTGCCCGGCTCCGTCGTCGTGAAGGCCTTCAACACCACCTTCGCCGGTCCGCTGACGGAGGGCAGGAGCTCCGGAGGCGAACCCCTGGATGTTTTCATCGCGTCCGATTCCGCGAAAGCCAGGGCCGACGTCGCAGCCTTCGCCGCTGCGGCGGGTCTGCGGCCGCTCCAGGTCGGAGGGCTCCACCATGCCAGGGAACTCGAAGGCTTCCAGCTTCTCGTGATTGGACTCCAGCTCAACCCTGAGTATGAGGCTCTCAACTGGGCCACCTCCTTGAAGATCATCGACTGA
- a CDS encoding pyridoxamine 5'-phosphate oxidase family protein, protein MSDTESISKVTDIINDSHIGMFTTINEQGALVSRPLAVQDVKDDGDMWFFTSANTSQVAHIKANPAVNVSFGQRTEWVSVAGTAEVVTDRQLIHDMWNQTVEAWFPDGPDTPEVVLLHVDSDSAEYWTSPGGTAATVLQWIKSKVTHSRMSVGESGTVEL, encoded by the coding sequence ATGTCGGACACCGAAAGCATCAGCAAAGTAACGGACATCATCAACGATTCTCATATCGGTATGTTCACCACCATCAACGAGCAAGGCGCACTCGTCAGCCGGCCGCTGGCCGTCCAGGACGTCAAGGACGACGGCGACATGTGGTTCTTCACGTCGGCCAACACCTCACAGGTGGCCCACATCAAGGCGAACCCCGCGGTGAACGTATCCTTCGGCCAGCGCACAGAGTGGGTTTCCGTGGCCGGGACCGCCGAGGTGGTCACCGACCGGCAGTTGATCCACGACATGTGGAACCAGACGGTGGAGGCCTGGTTCCCGGACGGACCCGACACCCCCGAAGTCGTCCTGCTCCACGTGGACTCGGATTCCGCCGAGTACTGGACCAGCCCGGGCGGAACCGCGGCAACGGTGCTGCAATGGATCAAATCGAAGGTCACCCACAGCAGGATGAGCGTGGGCGAGAGCGGCACCGTGGAACTTTAG